The genomic segment AGCGCCGCGGGCCCGGTCAGCGGGTGGCGCGCACCGTCGTGACCGCCGGTGGTCAACGCCTCGACCGCGACCGCGGCGATGTCACGCTCGTCGATCAGCGGCCGGGTCAGCCCCGGGTATGGCGCCCGGACCTCGTCACCGCGCCGGAGCTGGGCGGCCCAGCCGAGCGTGTTCGCCGCGAATCCGGACGGGCGCAGCAGCGTCCAGGCCGGTGCCGCCGACTCGACGAGTTGCTCCAGCCGGCCGTGCATGCCGACGATGCCGCCGGCGCCGGTTGCCGCACCGAGCGTGGACAGGTACACGATCCGCTCCGCCCGTTCGGCGATCGCGTCGACGGCGGCCTCGGCACCGCGCGGGTGCCCGAACGGCCAGATCAGGAACACCGCGCCGACGCCGTCCAGCGCCGCGGTCAGGCTCGCCGGGTCGGCCAGGTCGCCGG from the Actinocatenispora thailandica genome contains:
- a CDS encoding NAD(P)H-binding protein; amino-acid sequence: METILVTGATGHVGRQVVEQLTAAGHPVRAMTRSPASARLAPTVETVAGDLADPASLTAALDGVGAVFLIWPFGHPRGAEAAVDAIAERAERIVYLSTLGAATGAGGIVGMHGRLEQLVESAAPAWTLLRPSGFAANTLGWAAQLRRGDEVRAPYPGLTRPLIDERDIAAVAVEALTTGGHDGARHPLTGPAALSQVEQVATIGEVLGRPLRFVEVDRAQARRDLVAAGLPSPFADSVLAGQAAQLDNPEPVLGTVADLTGRPAHTYRDWVVAHTADFTG